Proteins co-encoded in one Metabacillus sp. KUDC1714 genomic window:
- a CDS encoding AzlD domain-containing protein translates to MDKTILFMIIGMGLVTYIPRMIPLVALSQLKLPVFVQNVLKNVPFATLGALIVPGVFLISEDLMFGIIGAIAATLIAFTGANVIVVVMGAIGTLVLYSML, encoded by the coding sequence ATGGATAAAACCATTTTGTTTATGATAATTGGAATGGGACTTGTTACATATATACCGCGGATGATTCCACTTGTTGCACTAAGTCAATTAAAACTGCCGGTCTTTGTACAGAATGTATTAAAGAATGTTCCTTTTGCCACTTTAGGAGCATTGATCGTACCAGGTGTTTTTCTTATTAGTGAGGATCTTATGTTTGGTATAATCGGAGCTATTGCCGCAACCTTAATTGCATTTACCGGAGCAAATGTTATTGTCGTTGTAATGGGGGCAATTGGTACGCTTGTTCTATATAGTATGTTGTAG